CTCCTCTGCTGGTCGGGTCAGGCTAGATATGAAACAATATATATACCCAAGGAGATACAGCGGGCAAGGAGAAGGCGACGCGGGTGAAAAAAGAACCCCACCGGTGAGGGTGGGGGCTTCCGCTCCTTCAGCCGCCCGATCCTCCGGGTCCGCCCGGGCTCCCCGATCCCCCGCCAGGGGAGTGAAGGGGAGATGACGGTCCTCGCCTTTGCCTTCCGCGAGCTCCCGGCGGTGCCGCGCCCTAGAACCTCACATCCATCATGACGTATCCGAAGACTAGGTTGCCCTCCAGGCGTCCGAGGTCTTCTAACGCAGTTCCACCGCGCACGATGGACATGCCGCCGGTGAACACAACCCCAGCTGGGCCGACGGCGCGTGCGGTCAGGTCTAGTTCGTCACCGAGATGTCCGGGAGCGCCTGCAGCCTTCCCTGAAAGGTGGAAGGTGTGCAAGTCCGTGGTGAGGGAAAGACGGGGGCCCGCGGACAGGGTCACCCGTGCCATGAGGTCCTGCAAACCGCCGGCCCCGGTATCTCTCGGGATATTGAGGAACAGGTCCGCCGCCCCGTAAAACTTGTGGTTCGTAGCATAGAGCGTGTCGAACACCCTGAGCCGGCCCTCGCTCGGCGTGGCGTCTCCAGAAAGGTGGTCGTATCCGAGCTCGGCGAGGATCCGATTCCCGCTGATCGGGAGGCTCAGGCGAAGGGCGGCAAGGTAGGCGGAAACTTCTTCCCCGTCCCTCGTACCCGTTTGGAAGGCACCCTCGCCCCGAAGACGCCACCCGGCGACGGAACCGACCCAACGGGCGCCCAACGTAGTCTGTCGAGTGCCACCGTCCCGCGCGTCGCGGTCGTGAAGAACGTAGGTCTCAAGCATGTCGCCGTCGGGCGGACCCAAATCAAGTTGAGCTCCCAGGAAGTGGGCATCCCCGTCACTCTCCGCGACATCCTTCTCTCGAGTCAATAGTGCGAAGAGCTCGACGCGTCCCCAGCTCTGTTCCAGCCAGGCGCGTATCCCATCGAGGCTCTGCCCCTGCTGC
This genomic stretch from Gemmatimonadota bacterium harbors:
- a CDS encoding alginate export family protein codes for the protein MSVPIFEPSNTTAACRPSLARRVKGRHSLGAVSALCLGAGLAFFPFTATSQEGISLGGQLRTRYESLEPGSGASRAAFVSMRTRVHMAVAREEGLSAFVQFQDVRRWGEELSPLSDFDADHLDLHQAYAELRLGTQEEAVARVGRQEIVLGEERLLGSVDWTQQGQSLDGIRAWLEQSWGRVELFALLTREKDVAESDGDAHFLGAQLDLGPPDGDMLETYVLHDRDARDGGTRQTTLGARWVGSVAGWRLRGEGAFQTGTRDGEEVSAYLAALRLSLPISGNRILAELGYDHLSGDATPSEGRLRVFDTLYATNHKFYGAADLFLNIPRDTGAGGLQDLMARVTLSAGPRLSLTTDLHTFHLSGKAAGAPGHLGDELDLTARAVGPAGVVFTGGMSIVRGGTALEDLGRLEGNLVFGYVMMDVRF